In Aquimarina sp. TRL1, a single window of DNA contains:
- the creD gene encoding cell envelope integrity protein CreD, protein MEHQKQKKSFGQWIKTSLTIRMLMMGFLILILLIPLAYIKDLIQERAYRQEEVVKEINQKWGNQVLLYGPILKVPYLTHHISKVWNEKLKTYETKDDITQHNAYFFPDQLDIDATIESETLGRSIYESVVYTSDIQLKGTFKAPDFKTNDIKEEDILWNKATIILNSTNLKGIKSNLNLQIGNNTYPLRSKFKKNAYMYTLETKFLNETDLPNSEKNTSFSLGIKINGSEELSFIPIGSETNVSMSSNWASPSFNGEYLPNPKTKEISKDGFKASWKILETNREFEQDFFGELPHISSSAFGVKLLIPVDEYQKSERAAKYGYLVISLTFLIFFLIQSISNITIHPFQYLMIGLALSMFYTLLISISEHSSFLQAYVIAGAAVVLLIAIYSKTILKSTKFMLFIAVSLIALYTFIFVIIQLESYALLVGSIGLFLILGTIMMVSRRIEWNKEA, encoded by the coding sequence ATGGAACATCAAAAACAAAAAAAGTCTTTTGGTCAATGGATAAAAACGTCATTAACTATTCGAATGCTCATGATGGGTTTTCTAATTCTTATTCTATTAATCCCTTTAGCTTATATCAAAGACCTTATCCAGGAACGTGCCTACAGACAAGAAGAAGTCGTCAAAGAAATCAACCAGAAATGGGGTAACCAGGTACTCCTTTACGGACCAATACTAAAAGTTCCGTATCTGACACATCATATCAGTAAAGTCTGGAACGAAAAATTAAAGACTTACGAAACAAAAGACGATATTACACAACACAACGCATACTTCTTTCCCGATCAATTAGATATTGATGCCACCATCGAGTCAGAAACACTCGGTAGAAGTATTTACGAATCTGTAGTATACACTTCTGACATACAGCTAAAAGGAACCTTCAAAGCTCCTGATTTTAAAACCAATGACATCAAGGAAGAAGATATCTTATGGAACAAAGCAACCATCATTCTTAACTCTACCAATCTAAAAGGAATCAAGAGCAATCTAAACCTACAAATCGGAAACAACACGTACCCCCTGCGATCCAAATTCAAGAAAAATGCATACATGTATACATTGGAAACAAAGTTTCTAAACGAAACAGACCTTCCTAACTCTGAAAAAAACACGTCTTTCAGCCTGGGAATAAAAATCAACGGAAGTGAAGAATTGAGTTTTATCCCTATCGGAAGTGAGACCAATGTATCCATGTCTTCTAATTGGGCGTCTCCCAGTTTTAACGGAGAATACCTTCCCAACCCCAAAACAAAAGAAATATCCAAAGACGGATTTAAAGCTTCCTGGAAAATTTTAGAAACCAACAGAGAATTTGAACAGGATTTTTTCGGAGAACTTCCTCATATTTCTTCATCTGCATTTGGGGTCAAATTGCTAATTCCTGTAGATGAGTACCAAAAAAGTGAGCGCGCAGCAAAATATGGTTATCTGGTCATCTCATTAACCTTTTTAATTTTCTTCCTAATTCAGTCCATCAGCAACATAACCATTCACCCTTTTCAATATTTAATGATCGGATTGGCATTATCCATGTTTTACACTCTTCTAATATCTATCTCAGAACACTCCAGCTTTTTGCAAGCGTATGTTATTGCCGGTGCCGCTGTAGTCTTATTGATTGCTATATACTCCAAAACTATACTAAAAAGCACTAAGTTCATGTTATTTATTGCCGTATCGCTAATCGCATTATACACCTTTATATTTGTTATCATACAATTAGAAAGTTATGCACTGCTCGTAGGGAGCATAGGATTATTCCTCATCTTAGGAACTATCATGATGGTCTCCAGGCGTATCGAATGGAATAAAGAAGCATAG
- a CDS encoding DUF1361 domain-containing protein, whose translation MITIQNKDISFIRLFTITSCFSFALLMLRIVKTSSPFFLFLVWNLFLASIPYFITLLLKTERLRKNKLFLIIGFTIWLAFLPNAPYIVTDLQHIRISSLDSIWFDVLLLLSFAINGLIIGFAALKNMQEILRHHLPKKIITIATYIIFLLCGFGVYLGRVLRWNSWDIMTNPLAIVTDISRRIIYPISYINTWGFTICFGTFLILLYHITSFLNNKQQ comes from the coding sequence ATGATAACAATACAAAACAAAGACATTTCTTTTATTCGTTTATTCACTATTACCAGCTGCTTTAGCTTTGCATTACTCATGCTACGAATTGTAAAAACCAGTTCTCCATTTTTTCTATTTCTCGTTTGGAATCTATTTTTAGCCAGTATTCCATATTTCATTACTTTACTACTAAAAACAGAACGCCTTAGAAAAAACAAACTATTCTTAATCATTGGTTTTACCATCTGGCTAGCATTTCTCCCTAATGCTCCCTATATCGTCACGGATTTACAACACATCAGAATTAGCTCTCTTGATTCAATATGGTTTGACGTTTTATTACTTCTTTCTTTTGCAATCAACGGTCTAATCATCGGGTTTGCTGCTTTAAAAAACATGCAGGAGATTCTCCGCCATCACCTTCCTAAAAAGATCATTACCATAGCTACTTATATAATCTTTTTATTATGTGGGTTCGGCGTATATCTCGGACGTGTTTTGCGATGGAATAGCTGGGATATTATGACTAACCCTTTAGCCATTGTTACTGATATTAGCAGAAGAATTATCTATCCTATTTCATATATAAACACCTGGGGCTTTACGATCTGCTTCGGAACATTTCTAATTCTTTTATACCACATCACATCATTTCTCAATAACAAACAACAATAA
- a CDS encoding transcriptional regulator, with protein sequence MSSIINNINKAFDHRIRLGIMSILMVNEYADFKTLKELLGVTDGNLASHTKALEKENYINVEKSFIGRKPNTRYSTTKEGRIAFRKHVEAIEKLLKQ encoded by the coding sequence ATGAGCAGCATCATCAATAATATAAATAAAGCTTTTGACCATAGAATTCGATTGGGAATCATGTCTATTCTGATGGTTAATGAATATGCTGATTTTAAAACTCTAAAAGAGCTTCTCGGAGTCACCGATGGTAATTTGGCAAGCCACACTAAAGCACTGGAAAAAGAAAACTATATCAATGTCGAAAAATCTTTTATCGGGCGTAAACCTAACACGAGATACAGCACTACTAAAGAGGGGCGTATCGCATTCAGAAAACACGTAGAAGCAATAGAGAAACTATTAAAACAATAA
- the kdsA gene encoding 3-deoxy-8-phosphooctulonate synthase, whose amino-acid sequence MDLKNIPNLKNLDSNNFFLLAGPCAIEGEEMALKIAEKVVEITSKLKIPYVFKGSFKKANRSRIDSFTGIGNEKALKILRKVGETFQIPTVTDIHENEDAVIAAEYVDILQIPAFLVRQTDLVVAAAKTGKTVNLKKGQFMSPEAMQHAVKKVEDSGNTNAMITDRGTMFGYQDMIVDFRGIPTMKSFGTTVLDVTHSLQQPNQSSGVTGGRPDMIETIARAGIATGVDGLFMETHFDPANAKSDGANMLHLDHLEKLLYNLVQIRQTINSL is encoded by the coding sequence ATGGATCTTAAAAACATTCCAAATTTAAAAAATCTGGATTCTAATAACTTCTTCCTTCTTGCAGGACCTTGTGCTATCGAAGGGGAAGAAATGGCATTAAAAATTGCCGAAAAAGTAGTCGAAATCACTTCCAAACTTAAGATACCTTATGTATTCAAAGGGTCTTTCAAAAAGGCAAATCGCAGCAGAATTGATAGCTTTACCGGTATTGGAAATGAAAAAGCCTTAAAAATCCTTCGAAAAGTAGGTGAAACTTTTCAAATTCCAACGGTAACCGATATTCATGAAAATGAAGATGCTGTAATCGCTGCGGAATATGTTGATATCTTACAGATCCCTGCTTTTCTAGTTCGCCAAACCGACCTTGTGGTAGCCGCTGCTAAAACCGGTAAAACAGTAAACCTAAAAAAAGGGCAGTTCATGAGTCCTGAAGCAATGCAGCATGCTGTAAAAAAAGTTGAAGATAGCGGGAATACCAATGCCATGATTACTGATCGGGGAACAATGTTTGGGTATCAGGATATGATTGTTGATTTCAGAGGAATTCCTACTATGAAATCATTTGGTACTACTGTATTAGATGTAACACATTCTTTACAACAACCTAACCAATCAAGTGGTGTTACAGGAGGAAGACCTGACATGATCGAAACTATTGCCAGAGCCGGGATTGCTACTGGAGTTGACGGTCTCTTTATGGAAACTCACTTCGACCCTGCCAATGCCAAAAGTGATGGAGCAAATATGCTTCACTTAGATCACCTGGAAAAACTACTTTATAACCTCGTACAAATTCGACAAACTATTAATTCACTATAA
- the typA gene encoding translational GTPase TypA gives MTAIKNIAIIAHVDHGKTTLVDKIMYHCQLFRENENTGDLILDNNDLERERGITITSKNVSVTYKGTKINIIDTPGHADFGGEVERVLNMADGVLLLVDAFEGPMPQTRFVLQKAIDLGLKPCVVVNKVDKENCTPDEVYEKVFDLMFELGAEEWQLEFPTVYGSAKNNWMSNDWKKPTDSIEPLLEMVIEHIPSPKVEEGTPQMLITSLDFSSFTGRIAIGRLQRGALTEGMQVSLVKRDGAIKKTRIKELHTFQGLGRMKVEKVEAGDICALVGLEGFEIGDTVADLENPEGLQTIAIDEPTMSMLFTINDSPFFGKDGKFVTSRHIKERLEKELEKNLALKVEETDSADKFMVYGRGVLHLSVLIETMRREGYELQIGQPQVIIREIDGVKCEPVEELTIDLPETVSGKAVEMVTLRKGEMLSMEAKGERMICEFLIPSRGIIGLRNQLLTATAGEAIMAHRFKEYQPLKGDIPGRINGSLVSMEKGTAIPYSIDKLQERGKFFIDPGEDIYEGQVIGENSRGDDMTVNVTKTKKLSNVRSAGADDKAKIVPAIKFSLEEALEYIQKDEYVEVTPNHLRLRKIFLTEVERKRNKIV, from the coding sequence ATGACTGCTATAAAAAACATTGCGATAATTGCTCACGTAGACCATGGTAAAACGACATTGGTAGACAAAATTATGTATCACTGTCAATTATTCAGAGAGAATGAGAATACGGGTGATCTTATATTAGATAATAATGACTTAGAACGAGAAAGAGGAATCACTATTACCTCTAAAAACGTATCGGTTACTTATAAAGGAACTAAAATTAATATTATTGATACTCCAGGTCACGCCGATTTTGGTGGAGAAGTAGAACGTGTTTTAAACATGGCAGATGGGGTATTACTATTAGTTGATGCTTTTGAAGGTCCCATGCCGCAAACCCGTTTTGTATTACAAAAAGCGATTGATTTAGGGCTAAAACCCTGCGTTGTTGTAAATAAAGTTGATAAAGAAAACTGTACCCCTGATGAGGTATATGAAAAAGTTTTCGACTTAATGTTCGAATTAGGAGCAGAAGAATGGCAATTGGAATTCCCAACAGTATATGGTTCAGCGAAGAATAACTGGATGAGTAATGACTGGAAAAAACCAACGGATTCCATAGAACCATTATTAGAGATGGTGATTGAACACATTCCATCTCCAAAAGTGGAAGAAGGAACTCCTCAAATGTTAATCACCTCCTTGGATTTCTCATCATTTACAGGAAGGATTGCTATTGGACGTTTACAAAGAGGTGCACTTACCGAGGGAATGCAAGTATCGCTTGTAAAAAGAGATGGGGCTATTAAAAAGACAAGGATTAAAGAGCTTCATACATTCCAGGGACTGGGAAGAATGAAAGTAGAAAAGGTTGAAGCAGGAGATATTTGTGCATTAGTAGGATTGGAAGGTTTTGAGATCGGTGATACAGTAGCGGATTTAGAAAACCCGGAAGGATTACAAACTATTGCCATTGATGAGCCAACTATGAGTATGTTGTTTACGATTAACGATTCTCCGTTTTTTGGAAAAGATGGAAAGTTTGTTACTTCTAGACATATCAAAGAAAGGTTAGAAAAAGAATTAGAAAAAAACCTGGCATTAAAAGTAGAAGAAACAGATAGTGCTGATAAATTTATGGTCTATGGTAGAGGAGTACTGCACTTGTCTGTATTGATAGAAACGATGAGACGAGAAGGTTATGAACTACAGATAGGACAACCACAAGTAATTATCAGGGAAATAGACGGAGTCAAATGTGAGCCTGTAGAAGAATTAACCATTGACCTTCCGGAAACGGTTTCAGGTAAAGCTGTAGAAATGGTGACACTGAGAAAAGGAGAGATGCTGAGTATGGAAGCAAAGGGAGAGCGAATGATCTGTGAGTTTTTGATTCCTTCTAGAGGGATTATAGGACTTCGTAATCAGTTGCTTACAGCAACAGCTGGAGAAGCTATTATGGCACACCGTTTCAAAGAATATCAACCGTTAAAGGGAGATATCCCAGGTCGCATCAATGGGTCATTAGTATCGATGGAAAAAGGAACAGCCATACCTTATTCAATAGATAAACTACAGGAAAGAGGAAAGTTCTTTATCGATCCGGGAGAAGATATTTATGAAGGACAGGTAATTGGAGAAAATTCCAGAGGAGATGATATGACTGTTAATGTTACAAAAACTAAAAAGTTAAGTAACGTTCGTTCGGCAGGAGCTGATGATAAAGCTAAAATTGTTCCTGCTATTAAATTTTCTTTAGAAGAAGCGCTGGAATATATCCAGAAAGATGAATATGTAGAAGTAACTCCAAATCATTTAAGGTTGCGAAAAATCTTTCTGACAGAAGTAGAAAGAAAACGAAACAAAATCGTCTAA